A window of Coregonus clupeaformis isolate EN_2021a chromosome 28, ASM2061545v1, whole genome shotgun sequence contains these coding sequences:
- the LOC121542767 gene encoding derlin-1, whose translation MSDIGDWFKSIPFITRYWFAGSIAVPLIGKLGLISPMYLVLWPENFFHKFQVWRPITSTLYFPVGPGTGFLYLVNLYFLYQYSTRLETGAFDGRPADFVFMLLFNWICIVITGLMMDMQLLMIPLIMSVLYVWAQLNRETIVSFWFGTRFKACYLPWVILGFNYIIGGSVVNELIGNLVGHLYFFLMFKYPMDLGGRSFLSTPDFLYRFLPNRRGGVSGFGAPPSRRPAAPEAGGGGGGGGGGGGMGGRHAWGAGFRLGDD comes from the exons ATGTCAGATATCGGGGACTGGTTCAAAAGCATCCCGTTCATCACCCGGTACTGGTTTGCTGGTTCGATTGCGGTTCCCTTGATAGGTAAACTGGGACTAATCAGTCCCATGTACCTCGTCTTATGGCCAGAGAACTTCTTTCACAAATTTCAG GTATGGAGACCAATCACCTCCACCCTCTACTTCCCCGTGGGCCCTGGAACAGGCTTCCTCTACCTAGTCAATCTGTATTTCCTCTACCAGTACTCTACCAGGCTGGAGACAG GGGCGTTTGATGGGCGGCCGGCTGACTTTGTGTTCATGCTGCTATTCAACTGGATCTGCATCGTT ATAACTGGGTTAATGATGGATATGCAG CTCCTGATGATCCCGTTGATAATGTCTGTCCTGTACGTGTGGGCTCAGCTGAACAGAGAAACGATAGTCTCCTTCTGGTTCGGAACACGCTTCAAAGCATGTTATCTACCCTGGGTCATCCTTGGATTCAACTACATCATTGGGGGCTC TGTTGTCAATGAACTGATTGGGAACCTGGTGGGTCACCTCTACTTCTTCCTGATGTTTAAATACCCCATGGACCTGGGAGGCAGGTCCTTCCTCTCAACACCTGACTTCCT GTACCGCTTCCTGCCCAACAGACGAGGGGGCGTGTCTGGGTTTGGAGCTCCGCCCAGCAGGAGACCTGCAGCTCCAGAGgccggaggtggtggtggtggtggtggtggtggaggaggtatgGGAGGACGTCATGCCTGGGGAGCTGGCTTCCGTCTAGGGGACGACTGA